From a region of the Streptacidiphilus albus JL83 genome:
- a CDS encoding type I polyketide synthase, which yields MARQELTKTAESTGVAAAAVAVVGYACRLPGAADPDAFWALLERGGQAVGPPPPGRFPEGAEVRPGGYLEQVDGFDPEFFGLSPAEAAAADPQQRLLLELAWEALEDACVRPARLGGSRTGVFVGSIAGDYATLVHQQAAAAVTRHSLTGLNRGILANRLSHRLDLRGPSLNVDSAQSSSLVAVHLALESLRSGESEVALVAGVNLNLAPDSTLTVDRFGALSPDNRCFTFDARANGYVRGEGGVLLVLKPLARALADGDPVRAVLLGSAVNSDGATDGLTVPSAAAQAEVVRTAVGRSGTDPQAVQYVELHGTGTRVGDPIEAAGLGAALGGGRPGDEPLLVGSAKTNVGHLEGAAGLVGLLKVVLSVSHRRLPASLDFHTPNPEIAFDRLGLRVRTESGPWPHADRPLVAGVSSFGVGGTNAHVVVAEAPAVEPVAAPEPVEPVAADTTGRPAGPVAWPLSARSAASLRGQAERLLDRLGPDPAADPADIGHSLATTRTVFEHRAVVLGDDRAELLDGLRALAEGRQAAGLVQGIAPTGDRPGTVFVFPGQGSQWAGMARELLATAPAFAESIRDCADALAPHTDWSLPDVLLGRPGAPDPDRVDVLQPALWAVMVSLAALWQQSGVRPDAVIGHSQGEIAAATVAGALSLADAAAVVALRSRAIAGLGGSGTGGMASVPLPEAEVRARLVRWDGRLGVAAANGPTATVVSGDRDALEELVAGYQAEDVRVRVVPVDYASHSPQVEPLRERLPALLAGIRPRTGHTVFYSTVTGGRLDPTELTAEYWFRNLRQTVELERAVLAAAAEGHRAFLEISPHPVLTVGLDRILDGAAAVTGTLRREHGGLRQFRTALAEWQVRGGAVDRSGHYGARPRPVQLPTYAFDRRQLWFDAAPSIPAPSVPVRSVAVPSGPGTAPAPAPAPAPVNDPLDAVLASAAIILGQPSASAVDPERTFKDLGFDSVAAVEFRDRLAAATGLTLPSTLTYDRPTPRAVADYLRGGSGTDAPSRKAAVGPDGDPVAIVALSGRWPGGADSPEALWELLRSGRDAIGDFPDNRGWDLDALYDPEGLRPGSSSTRQGGFLLDADRFDGAFFGIPPRESDAMDPQQRLLLESAWELCERAGLLPADLRGSRTGVFVGITPQDYGPRLHQTPDGYQGHALTGSLTSVASGRLAYALGLEGPALSIDTACSSSLVALHLAAESLRRGESDLAIAGGAAVMSEPGMFTEFSRQGGLAADGRCKPFSAGADGTAWAEGVGLVLLERLSDARRLGHRVLAVVRGSAVNQDGASNGLTAPNGPAQERVIRQALANAGLTAADVQVVEAHGTGTSLGDPIEARALIATYGADRPADRPLLLGSLKSNIGHTQAAAGVTGVIKMVQALHHGELPGTLHLDRPTPHVDWSAGTVLLPTATTDWPEAAGPRRAGVSSFGISGTNAHLILEAAPTEPATAPASAVPGPATPWLLSARGEEELRVQAGRLLTRLGTIPEAPVAEVGRALATTRTRFDHRAVLLGGDRDRLEGQLRALAAGDPAPGLVTGTARRGVSTAVLLSGQGSQRAGAGSGLYAAFPVFARALDAAAELFDAELETPLRRVLFAAPGTAEAALLDTTGYTQPALFTLQVALFRLAESFGVRADRLIGHSIGELTAAHLAGVLTLPDAVTLVAARGRLMQALPTGGAMAALQATEEELQPLLADRAGRVDLAAVNGPGSLVVSGDAAEVRALAESWRAKGRRSKLLQVSHAFHSAHMDAALADFRQVAAGLDYAEPLIPVVSNLTGRLATGEQLRDPEYWVRHIREAVRFHDGVRTLDSLGTDAYLELGPGPVLTALVAEALDGEGPERAVTASLRADRDEAETFTEALARLDVHGVPVDWTAAFTAAAPGPGSAAGSDPGSAAVDAAPGRAVELPTYPFRRTRHWMEQPAPAAPAAVGLASAGHPLLGAEVELPEDGGRLLTGRISLRTHPWLADHAVGGRVLLPGTALLDLALDAAVRSGSNRVEELDLEAPLLLGTAVQLQVSVGGADAEGRRPLRIHSRPEAPAGGGPGEWTRHATGTIAAPDAAVGGFEAGAWPPAGAVAVDTGDLYGRLADLGYGYGPAFQGLTAAWRSASGEELYATVGPIGQTAPGTDGHRVHPALFDSALHAVVGLLPAGPGGVPDRPRIPFSWQGVTLHQQGTGELRVRIRPVGPNAVALDLATAAGAPVATVSALTLRAAAEPVPDAGHRLGWQPITAVTDPAEPGSWAVVGEPGPLLDALAGRTVSSARELTGATPAELTLAPVRDAAEALALLRSWTADPRFADGRLVLVTRRAVAADLGEDVPEPDAASVWGLVRSVQAEQPGRFLLLDLDGSAGSTAALPAAVAAGLAADETQLAVREGEVLVPRLVPAGAGDALVPPSVPAWRLDTRAPGSADSLELLPAPEAERELGPGEVRIALRAAGLNFRDVLISLGMYPGGAAIGAEGAGTVLETGPGVTGLAPGDRVMGLVQGTLGPVAVTDRRLLARIPEGWSFARAAGVPVVFLTAYHGLFDLAGLRPGESLLVHAATGGVGQAAVQLARHHGVDVFGTASPAKWDTLRAQGLPDERIGSSRTLDFEAAFLAATGGRGVDVVLNSLAREFTDASLRLLAPRGRFVEMGKTDPRDPAEVAAAHRDASYLAFDLFDVDPDRIAEMLTVLGGLFESGALSPLPVGAEDVRHARHTVRRLGQARHTGKLVLTLPAPLDPEGTVLVTGGTGVLGGLVARRLAERHGVRHLLLTGRQGPAAPGTERLRAELADLGAEVTVVAADVADAGALAALLAAVPGEHPLTGVVHAAGVLDDSLLDSLTPDRLAALLRPKAQGALNLHRATEHLDLAAFVLFSSAVGLLGNPGQAGYAAANTYLDGLAQHRRARGLPAVSLAWGHWAEAGGLAGALTRTERERLARTGLAPMDNAYALGLFDSALGSPHALLATAALETGGRPAGDLAPVLRSLVRARPAAAPAAAPALLVSEAEALLRQLAGKPPAEQERLLLGLVRSSAATVLGHPGPEAVRPDIGFMEAEFDSLGVIELRNRINTVTGLRLPTTALFDHPTPSALAAHLRERLVPDPPPAAAPEPAPAPAPEPLVTDDLAERIADVGDDEIFDFLHNELGIS from the coding sequence ATGGCACGCCAGGAACTGACGAAGACAGCCGAGTCGACCGGCGTCGCAGCGGCGGCGGTCGCGGTCGTCGGGTATGCCTGCCGGCTCCCCGGCGCGGCCGACCCCGACGCCTTCTGGGCACTGCTGGAGCGCGGCGGCCAGGCCGTCGGTCCGCCGCCGCCCGGACGCTTCCCGGAGGGGGCCGAGGTCCGCCCCGGCGGCTACCTGGAGCAGGTCGACGGCTTCGACCCGGAGTTCTTCGGCCTCTCCCCGGCCGAGGCGGCGGCGGCCGACCCGCAGCAGCGGCTGCTGCTCGAACTCGCCTGGGAGGCCCTGGAGGACGCCTGTGTCCGGCCCGCACGGCTGGGCGGCAGCCGGACCGGCGTCTTCGTCGGCTCCATCGCCGGCGACTACGCCACCCTGGTCCACCAGCAGGCGGCCGCCGCCGTCACCCGGCACAGCCTGACCGGGTTGAACCGGGGGATCCTCGCCAACCGGCTCTCGCACCGGCTCGACCTGCGCGGGCCCAGCCTGAACGTTGACTCCGCGCAGTCCTCCTCCCTGGTCGCGGTGCACCTGGCGCTGGAGAGCCTGCGCAGCGGCGAGTCCGAGGTGGCGCTGGTCGCCGGGGTCAACCTCAATCTCGCGCCCGACTCCACGCTCACCGTGGACCGCTTCGGCGCGCTCTCGCCGGACAACCGCTGCTTCACCTTCGACGCCCGCGCCAACGGCTACGTCCGGGGCGAGGGCGGGGTGCTGCTGGTGCTCAAGCCGCTGGCGCGGGCGCTGGCCGACGGCGACCCGGTCCGGGCGGTGCTGCTGGGCAGCGCGGTGAACAGCGACGGCGCCACCGACGGGCTGACCGTGCCCAGCGCGGCCGCCCAGGCGGAGGTGGTCAGGACGGCGGTCGGCCGCAGCGGCACCGACCCGCAGGCGGTGCAGTACGTCGAGCTCCACGGCACCGGCACCAGGGTCGGCGACCCGATCGAGGCCGCCGGACTGGGCGCCGCGCTCGGCGGCGGCCGTCCCGGGGACGAGCCGCTGCTGGTCGGCTCGGCCAAGACCAACGTCGGCCACCTGGAGGGCGCGGCCGGCCTGGTCGGGCTGCTGAAGGTGGTGCTGAGCGTCAGTCACCGCAGGCTGCCGGCCAGCCTGGACTTCCACACCCCCAACCCGGAGATCGCCTTCGACCGGCTGGGACTGCGGGTGCGCACCGAGTCCGGACCGTGGCCGCACGCCGACCGGCCGCTGGTCGCCGGGGTCAGCTCCTTCGGCGTGGGCGGCACCAACGCCCATGTGGTGGTGGCCGAGGCACCGGCGGTCGAACCGGTGGCAGCGCCGGAACCGGTCGAGCCGGTGGCGGCGGACACGACCGGGCGTCCCGCAGGTCCGGTCGCCTGGCCGCTCTCGGCCCGGAGCGCGGCCTCGCTGCGCGGGCAGGCCGAGCGGCTGCTCGACCGGCTCGGGCCGGACCCGGCGGCGGACCCGGCCGACATCGGCCACTCGCTGGCCACCACGCGCACCGTCTTCGAGCACCGGGCCGTGGTCCTCGGCGACGACCGCGCCGAACTCCTGGACGGGCTCCGGGCGTTGGCGGAGGGACGGCAGGCGGCCGGGCTGGTGCAGGGGATCGCCCCCACCGGGGACCGCCCCGGCACGGTGTTCGTCTTCCCCGGCCAGGGCTCCCAGTGGGCCGGCATGGCCCGCGAACTCCTGGCCACCGCACCGGCCTTCGCCGAGAGCATCCGCGACTGCGCCGACGCGCTCGCCCCGCACACCGACTGGTCGCTGCCGGACGTGCTGCTCGGCCGTCCCGGCGCGCCCGACCCGGACCGGGTCGACGTGCTCCAGCCCGCGCTTTGGGCGGTGATGGTCTCCCTGGCCGCGCTCTGGCAGCAGTCCGGCGTCCGCCCCGACGCCGTCATCGGCCACTCGCAGGGTGAGATCGCCGCCGCCACGGTGGCCGGCGCGCTGTCACTGGCGGACGCCGCCGCCGTGGTCGCGCTGCGCTCCCGGGCCATCGCCGGACTGGGCGGCTCCGGCACCGGCGGCATGGCCTCGGTCCCGCTGCCCGAGGCGGAGGTCAGGGCCAGGCTGGTGCGGTGGGACGGACGGCTCGGCGTCGCGGCGGCGAACGGGCCCACGGCGACCGTGGTCTCCGGCGACCGCGACGCCCTGGAGGAGCTGGTCGCGGGCTACCAGGCGGAGGACGTCCGGGTGCGGGTGGTCCCGGTCGACTACGCCTCGCACTCACCGCAGGTCGAGCCGCTGCGCGAGCGGCTGCCCGCACTACTGGCCGGGATCCGGCCCCGCACCGGGCACACCGTCTTCTACTCCACCGTCACCGGCGGCCGGTTGGACCCGACCGAACTGACGGCCGAGTACTGGTTCCGCAACCTGCGGCAGACGGTGGAGCTGGAGCGGGCGGTCCTGGCTGCGGCGGCCGAGGGCCACCGGGCGTTCCTGGAGATCAGCCCGCACCCGGTGCTGACGGTCGGTCTGGACCGGATCCTCGACGGTGCGGCCGCCGTCACCGGCACGCTCCGCCGGGAGCACGGCGGGCTGCGGCAGTTCCGCACCGCGCTGGCCGAGTGGCAGGTGCGCGGCGGCGCCGTCGACCGTTCCGGTCACTACGGCGCGCGGCCGCGCCCGGTGCAGCTGCCGACGTACGCCTTCGACCGGCGCCAGCTCTGGTTCGACGCGGCGCCGTCCATTCCCGCGCCGTCCGTCCCCGTGCGGTCCGTTGCCGTGCCGTCCGGCCCTGGCACTGCGCCGGCTCCGGCTCCGGCTCCGGCTCCGGTGAACGATCCGCTGGACGCCGTGCTGGCGAGCGCCGCGATCATCCTGGGACAGCCGTCGGCCTCGGCGGTCGACCCCGAGCGAACCTTCAAGGACCTGGGCTTCGACTCGGTCGCCGCCGTCGAGTTCCGCGACCGGCTGGCCGCCGCGACCGGGCTGACCCTGCCCAGCACCCTCACCTACGACCGGCCCACCCCGCGCGCGGTCGCCGACTACCTGCGCGGCGGCAGCGGAACCGACGCCCCGTCCCGGAAGGCCGCCGTCGGTCCCGACGGGGATCCGGTCGCGATCGTCGCGCTCAGCGGTCGCTGGCCCGGCGGCGCGGACAGCCCGGAGGCGCTGTGGGAGCTGCTGCGCTCCGGCCGGGACGCCATCGGCGACTTCCCCGACAACCGGGGCTGGGACCTGGACGCCCTCTACGACCCGGAAGGGCTGCGCCCCGGCTCCTCCTCGACCCGGCAGGGCGGATTCCTGCTCGACGCCGACCGCTTCGACGGCGCGTTCTTCGGCATCCCCCCACGCGAGTCGGACGCCATGGACCCGCAGCAGCGGCTGCTGCTGGAGTCCGCCTGGGAGCTGTGCGAGCGCGCCGGGCTGCTCCCGGCCGACCTGCGCGGCAGCCGCACCGGCGTCTTCGTCGGGATCACGCCGCAGGACTACGGGCCCAGGCTGCACCAGACCCCGGACGGCTACCAGGGCCACGCCCTGACCGGCAGTCTGACCAGCGTCGCCTCCGGGCGGCTGGCCTATGCGCTGGGGCTGGAGGGCCCGGCGCTGAGCATCGACACCGCCTGCTCCTCCTCGCTGGTCGCGCTGCACCTGGCCGCCGAGTCGCTGCGCCGGGGCGAGAGCGACCTGGCCATCGCCGGCGGGGCCGCCGTGATGTCGGAGCCGGGGATGTTCACCGAGTTCAGCCGTCAGGGCGGACTCGCCGCCGACGGCCGCTGCAAGCCCTTCTCGGCGGGCGCGGACGGCACCGCCTGGGCCGAGGGCGTCGGTCTGGTGCTGCTGGAGCGGCTCTCCGACGCCCGTCGGCTCGGACACCGGGTGCTGGCCGTCGTCCGGGGCTCCGCCGTCAACCAGGACGGCGCCTCGAACGGGCTGACCGCCCCCAACGGCCCGGCCCAGGAACGGGTGATCCGGCAGGCGCTCGCCAATGCCGGGCTGACCGCCGCCGACGTCCAGGTCGTCGAGGCGCACGGCACCGGGACCTCCCTCGGCGACCCGATCGAGGCGCGGGCGCTGATCGCCACCTACGGCGCCGACCGCCCGGCCGACCGTCCGCTGCTGCTCGGCTCGTTGAAGTCCAACATCGGCCACACCCAGGCCGCCGCCGGGGTGACCGGCGTGATCAAGATGGTCCAGGCGCTGCACCACGGCGAGCTGCCGGGGACGCTGCACCTGGACCGGCCCACCCCGCACGTCGACTGGAGCGCCGGGACGGTGCTGCTGCCGACCGCCACCACCGACTGGCCGGAGGCCGCCGGACCGCGCCGGGCCGGTGTCTCCTCCTTCGGCATCAGCGGCACCAATGCGCACCTGATCCTGGAGGCCGCGCCGACCGAGCCCGCCACGGCCCCCGCGTCCGCCGTCCCCGGCCCTGCGACGCCGTGGCTGCTCTCGGCGCGCGGCGAGGAGGAACTGCGGGTCCAGGCCGGGAGGCTGCTGACCCGGCTGGGGACGATCCCGGAGGCGCCCGTCGCCGAGGTCGGCCGCGCGCTGGCCACCACCCGCACCCGCTTCGACCACCGGGCCGTGCTGCTCGGCGGCGACCGGGACCGGCTGGAGGGACAGCTGCGTGCGCTCGCCGCCGGGGATCCCGCGCCGGGCCTGGTCACCGGTACCGCCCGACGCGGCGTCAGCACCGCCGTCCTGCTCTCCGGGCAGGGCAGCCAGCGAGCCGGCGCCGGCAGCGGGCTGTACGCCGCGTTCCCGGTCTTCGCCCGCGCCCTGGACGCGGCGGCCGAGCTGTTCGACGCCGAGCTGGAGACACCGCTCCGCCGGGTGCTGTTCGCCGCGCCCGGTACGGCCGAGGCCGCGCTGCTGGACACCACCGGCTACACCCAACCGGCCCTGTTCACGCTCCAGGTCGCGCTGTTCCGGCTGGCCGAGTCCTTCGGGGTCCGGGCCGACCGGCTGATCGGCCACTCCATCGGCGAGCTGACCGCCGCCCACCTGGCCGGGGTGCTCACCCTGCCGGACGCGGTCACCCTGGTCGCCGCCCGGGGACGGCTGATGCAGGCCCTCCCGACCGGCGGCGCCATGGCCGCACTGCAGGCCACGGAGGAGGAGCTGCAGCCGCTGCTGGCCGACCGCGCCGGACGGGTGGACCTCGCCGCCGTCAACGGCCCCGGGTCGCTGGTCGTCTCCGGCGACGCGGCGGAGGTGCGCGCGCTCGCCGAGAGCTGGCGGGCGAAGGGCCGCCGCAGCAAGCTGCTGCAGGTCAGCCACGCCTTCCACTCCGCCCACATGGACGCCGCACTGGCGGACTTCCGGCAGGTGGCCGCCGGTCTCGACTACGCCGAGCCGCTGATCCCGGTGGTCTCCAACCTCACCGGCCGGCTGGCGACCGGCGAGCAACTGCGCGACCCGGAGTACTGGGTGCGCCACATCCGCGAGGCGGTCCGCTTCCACGACGGGGTCCGCACCCTGGACTCCCTGGGCACGGACGCCTACCTGGAGCTCGGCCCGGGGCCGGTGCTGACCGCACTGGTGGCGGAGGCGCTGGACGGCGAGGGCCCGGAGCGCGCGGTCACCGCCTCGCTGCGGGCGGACCGGGACGAGGCCGAGACCTTCACCGAGGCCCTGGCCCGGCTCGACGTCCACGGCGTCCCGGTGGACTGGACCGCTGCCTTCACCGCTGCCGCCCCCGGCCCCGGCTCCGCCGCCGGCTCCGACCCCGGCTCCGCCGCCGTGGACGCCGCGCCGGGCCGCGCGGTCGAGCTGCCGACCTACCCGTTCCGGCGCACCCGGCACTGGATGGAGCAGCCCGCACCCGCCGCCCCGGCCGCCGTCGGCCTCGCCTCCGCCGGGCACCCGCTGCTCGGTGCGGAGGTCGAACTCCCGGAGGACGGCGGCAGGTTGCTCACTGGTCGGATCTCGCTGCGGACCCATCCCTGGCTGGCCGACCACGCGGTCGGCGGCCGGGTCCTGCTGCCCGGCACGGCCCTGCTCGACCTGGCCCTGGACGCGGCGGTCCGCAGCGGCTCCAACCGGGTCGAGGAACTGGACCTGGAGGCACCGCTGTTGCTCGGCACGGCCGTGCAACTCCAGGTCTCCGTGGGCGGCGCCGACGCCGAGGGCCGCCGGCCGCTGCGCATCCACTCCCGGCCGGAGGCACCGGCCGGGGGCGGGCCCGGCGAGTGGACCCGGCACGCCACCGGCACGATCGCGGCCCCCGACGCCGCCGTGGGCGGCTTCGAAGCCGGGGCCTGGCCCCCGGCCGGGGCGGTCGCGGTCGACACCGGCGACCTCTACGGCCGTCTGGCCGACCTCGGCTACGGCTACGGCCCGGCGTTCCAGGGGCTCACCGCCGCCTGGCGGTCGGCCTCGGGCGAGGAGCTCTACGCCACGGTCGGCCCGATCGGGCAGACGGCGCCCGGCACCGACGGCCACCGGGTGCACCCCGCCCTCTTCGACTCGGCCCTGCACGCCGTGGTCGGCCTGCTCCCGGCCGGACCCGGCGGCGTTCCGGACCGGCCCCGGATCCCCTTCTCCTGGCAGGGCGTGACGCTCCATCAGCAGGGCACCGGCGAACTGCGGGTCCGGATCCGGCCGGTGGGCCCGAACGCGGTCGCCCTCGACCTGGCCACCGCAGCGGGCGCACCGGTGGCCACCGTCTCGGCGCTGACCCTGCGGGCAGCGGCCGAACCGGTGCCGGACGCCGGGCACCGGCTCGGCTGGCAGCCGATCACTGCCGTCACCGACCCTGCGGAACCCGGCAGTTGGGCCGTGGTCGGCGAGCCAGGGCCGCTGCTGGACGCACTGGCCGGACGGACCGTCAGTTCGGCCCGGGAGCTCACTGGGGCGACTCCGGCGGAGCTCACCCTGGCCCCGGTCCGGGACGCCGCCGAGGCACTCGCGCTGCTCCGCTCCTGGACCGCCGACCCGCGCTTCGCCGACGGGCGGCTGGTGCTGGTCACCCGGCGGGCCGTCGCCGCCGACCTCGGCGAGGACGTCCCGGAACCGGACGCGGCCTCGGTCTGGGGCCTGGTGCGCAGCGTCCAGGCGGAGCAGCCGGGCCGGTTCCTGCTGCTCGACCTCGACGGCAGCGCCGGTTCCACCGCCGCGCTGCCCGCCGCCGTGGCGGCCGGGCTGGCCGCCGACGAGACCCAACTCGCGGTGCGCGAGGGCGAGGTGCTGGTGCCCCGGCTGGTGCCGGCCGGCGCCGGGGACGCCCTGGTCCCGCCGTCGGTACCGGCCTGGCGGCTCGACACCAGGGCCCCCGGCAGCGCCGACAGCCTGGAACTGCTCCCCGCCCCGGAGGCCGAGCGCGAGCTCGGACCGGGCGAGGTCCGGATCGCGCTGCGTGCGGCCGGGCTCAACTTCCGCGATGTGCTGATCTCGCTGGGGATGTACCCGGGCGGCGCCGCGATCGGCGCCGAGGGCGCCGGAACGGTGCTGGAGACCGGCCCCGGGGTGACCGGCCTGGCGCCGGGGGACCGGGTGATGGGCCTGGTCCAGGGCACGCTGGGACCGGTCGCGGTGACCGACCGGCGGCTGCTGGCCCGGATCCCCGAGGGCTGGTCCTTCGCCCGGGCGGCCGGGGTGCCGGTGGTCTTCCTGACCGCCTACCACGGACTCTTCGACCTGGCGGGGCTGCGGCCTGGGGAGTCCCTGCTGGTGCACGCCGCGACCGGCGGCGTCGGCCAGGCGGCGGTCCAGCTGGCCCGGCACCACGGAGTGGACGTCTTCGGCACGGCGAGTCCGGCCAAGTGGGACACCCTGCGGGCGCAGGGGCTGCCGGACGAGCGGATCGGCTCCAGCCGGACGCTGGACTTCGAGGCCGCCTTCCTGGCGGCGACCGGCGGACGCGGCGTCGACGTCGTGCTCAACTCCCTGGCCAGGGAGTTCACCGACGCTTCGCTGCGGCTGCTGGCCCCGCGCGGCCGGTTCGTCGAGATGGGCAAGACCGACCCGCGCGATCCGGCCGAGGTGGCCGCCGCCCACCGGGACGCCTCCTACCTGGCCTTCGACCTCTTCGACGTCGATCCGGACCGGATCGCGGAGATGCTGACGGTGTTGGGCGGGCTGTTCGAGAGCGGTGCGCTGAGCCCGCTGCCGGTCGGGGCCGAGGACGTCCGGCACGCCCGGCACACCGTCCGCCGGCTCGGGCAGGCCCGGCACACCGGCAAGCTGGTGCTGACCCTGCCGGCCCCGCTCGACCCCGAGGGCACGGTGCTGGTCACCGGTGGGACCGGAGTCCTCGGCGGGCTGGTCGCCCGCCGGCTGGCGGAGCGGCACGGGGTCAGGCACCTGCTGCTGACCGGGCGTCAGGGACCGGCCGCGCCGGGGACGGAGCGGCTGCGCGCCGAACTCGCCGACCTGGGCGCTGAGGTGACGGTCGTGGCGGCCGATGTCGCGGACGCCGGGGCACTGGCGGCGCTGCTGGCCGCCGTCCCGGGGGAGCACCCGCTCACCGGAGTGGTGCACGCCGCAGGGGTGCTGGACGACAGCCTGCTGGACTCGCTCACCCCGGACCGGCTGGCGGCACTGCTCCGGCCCAAGGCCCAAGGCGCGCTGAACCTGCACCGCGCCACCGAACACCTGGACCTGGCCGCCTTCGTGCTGTTCTCCTCGGCGGTCGGCCTGCTCGGCAACCCGGGCCAGGCCGGCTACGCCGCCGCCAACACCTACCTCGACGGCCTGGCGCAGCACCGCCGGGCGCGCGGGCTGCCGGCGGTGTCGCTGGCCTGGGGCCACTGGGCCGAGGCGGGCGGACTGGCCGGAGCGCTGACCCGGACCGAACGCGAGCGACTGGCCAGGACCGGGCTCGCGCCGATGGACAACGCGTACGCCCTCGGCCTGTTCGACTCCGCCCTCGGCAGCCCGCACGCCCTGCTGGCGACGGCCGCGCTGGAGACCGGCGGCAGGCCGGCCGGTGACCTGGCGCCGGTGCTCCGGTCGCTGGTCCGGGCCCGGCCGGCGGCCGCTCCGGCCGCCGCGCCCGCGCTGCTGGTCTCCGAGGCGGAGGCGCTGCTGCGGCAGCTGGCCGGGAAGCCCCCGGCCGAGCAGGAGCGGCTGCTGCTGGGCCTGGTGCGCAGCAGCGCCGCCACCGTGCTCGGGCACCCGGGGCCGGAGGCGGTGAGGCCCGACATCGGCTTCATGGAGGCGGAGTTCGACTCGCTGGGCGTGATCGAGCTGCGCAACCGGATCAACACCGTGACCGGGCTGCGGCTGCCGACCACCGCCCTCTTCGACCACCCCACGCCGTCGGCGCTGGCGGCGCACCTCCGCGAACGGCTGGTCCCCGACCCGCCCCCGGCGGCCGCACCGGAACCGGCGCCCGCACCGGCGCCCGAACCCCTGGTCACCGACGACCTGGCGGAACGGATCGCCGACGTCGGCGACGACGAGATCTTCGACTTCCTGCACAACGAGCTCGGAATTTCCTGA